In Lathyrus oleraceus cultivar Zhongwan6 unplaced genomic scaffold, CAAS_Psat_ZW6_1.0 chrUn0025, whole genome shotgun sequence, one genomic interval encodes:
- the LOC127112048 gene encoding uncharacterized protein LOC127112048 isoform X1 — protein MKATSMIRRLKNDVLSELPVKRRQQVFLDLADKDMKQINILFRELERVKLKVKAASSQEEVESLKFAEKNLINKIYTDSAEAKIPAVLDYLGTVIEKKKVGCIRIDGGTPSGSRQQLVTEFQEKDSIKAAVLSIKAGGVGLTLTAASTVLFAELSWTPGDLIQAEDRVHRIGQVSSVNIYYLLANDTVDDIMWDVVQSKLDNLGQMLDGHENTLKVSDDQPPSRSPTKQKTLDHFVRRCDNNTSGLEHQSSPKRPRY, from the exons ATGAAGGCCACATCGATGATTCGAAGGCTTAAAAATGATGTTCTTTCTGAACTTCCTGTTAAGCGTAGGCAACAA GTCTTCCTAGACTTGGCCGACAAGGACATGAAGCAAATTAATATTCTTTTTCGCGAG TTGGAGAGGGTAAAACTCAAAGTTAAGGCAGCTAGCTCACAAGAGGAGGTTGAATCACTCAAGTTTGCTGAAAAGAATCTTATTAACAAG ATTTATACTGATTCTGCCGAAGCCAAGATTCCAGCTGTTCTTGATTATCTTGGAACTGTAATCGAG aaaaaaAAGGTTGGTTGTATCCGGATTGATGGAGGTACACCTTCTGGATCAAGGCAACAGTTGGTTACAGAGTTTCAGGAAAAAGATTCTATCAAGGCAGCAGTG CTATCTATCAAAGCTGGAGGTGTCGGGTTAACATTGACTGCTGCCAGCACCGTCCTCTTTGCAGAATTGTCTTGGACTCCTGGTGATCTAATTCAGGCCGAAGACCGTGTTCATAGAATTGGACAG GTGTCTTCAGTAAATATATACTACTTGCTTGCAAATGACACAGTTGATGATATCATGTG GGACGTAGTGCAAAGCAAACTGGACAATTTAGGACAG ATGCTTGATGGTCATGAGAACACCTTAAAGGTCTCAGATGATCAACCGCCATCGAGAAGCCCTACAAAGCAGAAAACTCTTGATCATTTCGTCAGGAGATGTGACAACAACACGAGTGGATTGGAACATCAGTCATCCCCCAAACGTCCCCGGTACTGA
- the LOC127112048 gene encoding uncharacterized protein LOC127112048 isoform X2 — MKQINILFRELERVKLKVKAASSQEEVESLKFAEKNLINKIYTDSAEAKIPAVLDYLGTVIEKKKVGCIRIDGGTPSGSRQQLVTEFQEKDSIKAAVLSIKAGGVGLTLTAASTVLFAELSWTPGDLIQAEDRVHRIGQVSSVNIYYLLANDTVDDIMWDVVQSKLDNLGQMLDGHENTLKVSDDQPPSRSPTKQKTLDHFVRRCDNNTSGLEHQSSPKRPRY; from the exons ATGAAGCAAATTAATATTCTTTTTCGCGAG TTGGAGAGGGTAAAACTCAAAGTTAAGGCAGCTAGCTCACAAGAGGAGGTTGAATCACTCAAGTTTGCTGAAAAGAATCTTATTAACAAG ATTTATACTGATTCTGCCGAAGCCAAGATTCCAGCTGTTCTTGATTATCTTGGAACTGTAATCGAG aaaaaaAAGGTTGGTTGTATCCGGATTGATGGAGGTACACCTTCTGGATCAAGGCAACAGTTGGTTACAGAGTTTCAGGAAAAAGATTCTATCAAGGCAGCAGTG CTATCTATCAAAGCTGGAGGTGTCGGGTTAACATTGACTGCTGCCAGCACCGTCCTCTTTGCAGAATTGTCTTGGACTCCTGGTGATCTAATTCAGGCCGAAGACCGTGTTCATAGAATTGGACAG GTGTCTTCAGTAAATATATACTACTTGCTTGCAAATGACACAGTTGATGATATCATGTG GGACGTAGTGCAAAGCAAACTGGACAATTTAGGACAG ATGCTTGATGGTCATGAGAACACCTTAAAGGTCTCAGATGATCAACCGCCATCGAGAAGCCCTACAAAGCAGAAAACTCTTGATCATTTCGTCAGGAGATGTGACAACAACACGAGTGGATTGGAACATCAGTCATCCCCCAAACGTCCCCGGTACTGA